Proteins from one Pseudarthrobacter sp. BIM B-2242 genomic window:
- a CDS encoding recombinase family protein has product MTAHRIGYARVSTRDQNLGLQIDALKKAGCDKIYEDTISGTKSHRPGLDKALDTLRDGDTLVVWKLDRLGRSVKDLLDFAGGLNNRGVGFVSLTDAIDTTTASGRFFFNVMASLAQMERELMVERTQAGLLAAREQGRVGGRKRIMTEAKIRSARKLLNQGTPPREVATSLGVSVPTLYRWVPAAGATGPSTQ; this is encoded by the coding sequence ATGACCGCACACCGAATCGGCTACGCCCGAGTCTCCACCCGGGACCAGAACCTGGGCTTGCAGATCGACGCTCTGAAGAAGGCCGGATGCGACAAAATCTACGAAGACACGATCAGCGGCACCAAGTCTCACCGCCCCGGACTCGACAAGGCGTTGGACACCCTGCGCGACGGTGACACCCTGGTGGTGTGGAAGCTGGACCGCCTGGGCCGGAGCGTGAAAGACCTCCTGGACTTCGCCGGCGGCCTAAACAACCGCGGCGTAGGCTTCGTCAGCCTCACCGACGCGATCGATACCACCACGGCTTCCGGGCGCTTTTTCTTCAATGTGATGGCATCCCTGGCCCAGATGGAACGGGAGCTCATGGTCGAACGCACCCAAGCCGGGCTGCTGGCCGCGCGCGAACAAGGACGGGTCGGCGGCCGCAAACGCATCATGACGGAAGCCAAGATCCGCTCAGCCCGCAAACTACTCAACCAGGGAACACCGCCCCGGGAAGTGGCCACGAGCCTCGGCGTCTCCGTTCCGACGCTCTACCGGTGGGTCCCGGCAGCAGGCGCGACGGGTCCTTCGACGCAATAG
- a CDS encoding recombinase family protein: protein MPRNIVGYARVSTRGQSLDSQVDALVAAGAVRVFQEYASGATQARARWKDCLDYLQPGNVLLVADLTRLGRSTSDLADIVTVLGRRGIADRAAWVTISAAKGGPLSH from the coding sequence GTGCCTAGGAACATAGTCGGCTATGCGAGGGTCAGTACTCGTGGTCAATCGCTCGATTCGCAGGTAGACGCCTTGGTAGCGGCCGGAGCAGTCCGCGTCTTTCAGGAGTACGCGTCCGGGGCTACCCAGGCAAGGGCACGATGGAAGGACTGCTTGGATTACCTACAGCCGGGCAACGTGCTGTTGGTCGCGGACCTGACCAGGCTAGGCCGTAGTACTTCCGACCTTGCGGACATCGTCACAGTGCTGGGCCGGCGGGGGATCGCTGATCGCGCAGCCTGGGTGACAATTAGTGCTGCGAAAGGCGGCCCTTTGTCGCATTGA
- a CDS encoding YciI family protein, with product MKHFLLSIQQPDGGEAPPEILEPIMRNVDAFNSELKAAGAWVFAGGLDQPVAAVVTRVSGGDVITSAGPYLQGEEHLGGLSIILAPDLDSALEWGKKLAGATMLPVEIREFQGDPGDHQAT from the coding sequence ATGAAGCACTTTCTGCTGAGCATTCAGCAACCCGATGGTGGTGAGGCGCCGCCGGAGATTCTGGAACCCATCATGCGGAACGTGGACGCCTTCAACAGCGAGCTCAAGGCCGCGGGTGCATGGGTCTTCGCCGGAGGCTTGGACCAACCTGTCGCGGCAGTGGTGACCCGCGTTAGCGGCGGCGACGTGATCACTTCGGCTGGCCCTTACCTTCAGGGCGAGGAGCATCTCGGCGGGCTCTCCATCATCCTGGCCCCGGATCTGGATTCCGCTCTGGAATGGGGGAAGAAGCTGGCTGGTGCGACGATGCTCCCGGTGGAGATCCGGGAATTCCAAGGAGATCCGGGAGATCACCAAGCCACTTGA
- a CDS encoding vanadium-dependent haloperoxidase, which produces MIPALTAALVLPGVSSAGASNARNAAPANTDVLIEWNTIAQDHVTPLRPTAHGQLRGMAMVQGAVYDAVNAIDRGYQPYLLDGDSVGVGPEASLDAAISTAAHHVLVTLVPPTQVAGLDAAYEATLADVTDGPNKGEGIAAGESAAAAMILARTDDGFMAPFQFDIGPDPGDWRPVAPGALDPDAWVANLQPFIMENPDQFRSEGPNPLRSAEYTADFNEVKEIGALVSTTRTDDQTTAAIFWQAPPVALWNGVFRSLAVEHGLDLADAARLFAMTNLAAADGAVACWNDKSYWNFWRPMAAIREADTDGNPETEADPTWKPLFDPSTATVPPLGTPPFSDHPSGHGCVSGAALYAAQEFFGMDEVAFDVNSGRFPGEPRHFDGFSAAIQEIVDARVWGGIHFRTADVQGAEIGNEVALWLSSHYFQPAPCK; this is translated from the coding sequence TTGATCCCGGCACTGACCGCCGCACTCGTTTTACCGGGAGTCTCGAGCGCCGGAGCCTCGAACGCACGGAACGCGGCGCCGGCGAACACGGACGTCCTCATCGAGTGGAACACCATCGCCCAAGACCACGTAACCCCACTGCGTCCCACGGCTCACGGCCAGCTCCGCGGCATGGCGATGGTTCAGGGCGCGGTGTACGACGCAGTGAACGCCATCGACCGCGGATACCAGCCGTATCTGCTCGACGGCGACTCGGTCGGCGTCGGGCCGGAGGCATCGTTAGATGCGGCGATCTCGACCGCCGCACACCACGTGCTCGTCACTCTGGTCCCGCCGACCCAAGTGGCTGGCCTCGACGCTGCGTACGAAGCAACGCTCGCGGACGTCACCGACGGCCCGAACAAGGGCGAAGGAATCGCCGCCGGTGAGTCCGCCGCGGCGGCGATGATCCTCGCGCGCACCGATGACGGGTTCATGGCCCCGTTCCAGTTCGACATCGGACCCGATCCCGGCGATTGGCGGCCCGTCGCGCCCGGTGCGCTCGATCCGGACGCCTGGGTGGCCAATCTCCAACCATTCATCATGGAGAATCCCGACCAATTCCGCTCGGAGGGTCCTAACCCGCTGAGGAGTGCCGAGTACACAGCGGACTTCAACGAGGTCAAGGAGATCGGTGCTCTCGTCAGTACCACTCGAACCGACGACCAGACCACCGCGGCCATCTTCTGGCAAGCACCGCCGGTGGCACTCTGGAACGGCGTGTTCCGCAGCCTCGCCGTGGAGCACGGACTCGACCTGGCCGACGCGGCTCGGCTCTTCGCGATGACCAACCTCGCCGCCGCTGATGGCGCGGTCGCTTGCTGGAACGACAAGTCCTACTGGAACTTCTGGCGTCCGATGGCGGCGATCCGCGAAGCCGACACCGACGGCAATCCGGAGACGGAAGCCGATCCGACATGGAAACCGCTCTTCGATCCATCGACAGCAACCGTCCCGCCGCTCGGCACTCCGCCGTTCTCCGACCACCCGTCCGGTCACGGATGCGTCAGCGGCGCCGCTCTCTACGCGGCGCAGGAGTTCTTCGGCATGGACGAGGTCGCCTTCGACGTGAACTCCGGTCGCTTCCCGGGCGAGCCACGACACTTCGACGGATTCTCCGCGGCGATACAGGAGATCGTTGATGCTCGCGTCTGGGGCGGCATTCACTTCCGCACCGCCGACGTACAGGGCGCCGAGATCGGCAACGAGGTGGCGTTGTGGCTCAGCAGTCACTACTTCCAGCCGGCGCCATGTAAGTAA
- a CDS encoding PASTA domain-containing protein encodes MTPAMRSCTNGPNYSPRCSATGSIAVDQKTSDRPPAIRQGSTDKGFHFDRHPAAFEHFRSGPAMSAAESPAVFWCEQSLVLPFQLFGVKGDAAMAERQTLTVPDLVGQPVHIAQEMASDIGFGLATGDPDGPGLRSRTWPGLFWVTSQDPSAGSVLERGSQIRITFVQDGQARSDVPEHKSGPTPSLESHAEAGKDE; translated from the coding sequence ATGACGCCGGCCATGCGCTCATGCACGAACGGCCCGAACTACTCGCCGCGTTGTTCGGCGACTGGCTCGATCGCGGTCGACCAGAAGACGAGTGACCGACCTCCGGCAATTCGTCAGGGCTCGACTGACAAGGGATTCCACTTTGACCGGCACCCAGCTGCATTCGAGCACTTCCGCTCCGGGCCGGCAATGTCCGCTGCTGAGTCACCGGCGGTATTCTGGTGTGAACAAAGTTTGGTTTTACCGTTCCAGCTGTTCGGGGTCAAAGGAGATGCAGCGATGGCGGAACGTCAGACGCTGACTGTTCCCGATCTTGTTGGGCAGCCTGTGCATATTGCACAAGAGATGGCGTCAGACATTGGGTTTGGTCTTGCAACCGGGGACCCGGACGGGCCAGGGCTCCGTTCGCGCACGTGGCCGGGGCTGTTCTGGGTGACGTCCCAAGATCCTTCCGCTGGGTCAGTCCTTGAGCGGGGGAGCCAAATTCGGATTACTTTCGTTCAGGACGGTCAAGCCCGAAGCGACGTGCCGGAGCACAAGAGCGGGCCGACTCCCTCACTTGAGAGCCATGCGGAGGCTGGGAAGGACGAGTGA
- a CDS encoding alpha/beta fold hydrolase, whose product MECRINDVLVHYVEHGAGVPLVALHGAGVDHREIEAAIEAIVPDTRYRRIYPDLPGMGLSTAGGLNCNDDVVTLLGDFIDHLDAGPVMLLGHSYGAYLARGVAAQRPDIVLGLALLCPLAGQARSVPDLDVVRQDADAYDELEPAQRTGFDDYFVLRTRVTARRYRDCVAPGTALVDEAALGRIFAGWTVDVGSTVFSAPTLVVAGRRDSVVGYADAAELLEHYPHATLAVIDDAGHALMHERPELLAALFGDWLDRGRPEDE is encoded by the coding sequence ATGGAGTGCCGGATCAACGACGTCCTGGTCCACTACGTCGAGCATGGGGCCGGCGTGCCGCTCGTTGCCTTGCACGGCGCCGGTGTTGATCATCGCGAGATCGAGGCGGCGATCGAGGCCATCGTTCCCGACACACGATACAGGCGGATCTATCCTGATCTGCCGGGGATGGGCCTTTCGACAGCCGGCGGCTTGAACTGCAACGACGATGTGGTGACGCTGCTCGGCGATTTCATAGATCATCTGGATGCGGGACCGGTGATGCTGCTCGGGCACTCGTACGGAGCCTATCTGGCTCGTGGAGTGGCTGCGCAGCGGCCAGACATCGTGCTCGGCCTGGCTTTGTTGTGCCCCCTTGCCGGGCAGGCGCGAAGCGTGCCTGACCTCGACGTGGTCCGCCAGGACGCCGATGCGTACGACGAACTCGAACCTGCACAGCGGACGGGGTTCGATGACTACTTCGTCTTGCGCACACGGGTCACAGCTCGCAGGTACCGTGACTGCGTTGCGCCGGGTACGGCACTTGTGGACGAGGCTGCGCTGGGACGTATCTTCGCCGGGTGGACGGTCGACGTCGGGTCGACCGTCTTCTCTGCGCCGACCTTGGTCGTGGCGGGACGACGCGATTCGGTCGTCGGGTATGCCGACGCGGCCGAATTGCTCGAACACTACCCGCACGCGACTCTGGCTGTCATCGATGACGCCGGCCATGCGCTCATGCACGAACGGCCCGAACTACTCGCCGCGTTGTTCGGCGACTGGCTCGATCGCGGTCGACCAGAAGACGAGTGA
- a CDS encoding class I SAM-dependent methyltransferase, which produces MIVPNISQNAAAVADHYDELDPIYRRVWGEHVHHGLWSTGRETPADAVEALVDTVGDRLRLVPGEACVDIGCGYGSTARRLAVAHGVRVTGLTLSSEQARYAAAHPVPGVDVHLRDWLVNGLTDASADAAWAIESSEHMVDKPKFFSEAHRVLSPGGRFVVCAWLAETNASGWKVRHLLEPICREGRLPSMGTREEYEAMAMAAGFAIDGYEDVSHRVARTWTICARGLVKALLADRETRRLALGARNRIFVLSIPRLILAYRTGAMRYGIFTLSKARENEAPREPGKSAAMDR; this is translated from the coding sequence GTGATCGTCCCTAACATTTCCCAGAACGCTGCGGCGGTGGCGGATCACTACGACGAGCTCGATCCGATTTATCGTCGTGTGTGGGGTGAGCATGTCCATCACGGGCTATGGTCGACGGGTCGCGAGACCCCCGCCGACGCCGTCGAGGCGCTCGTCGACACGGTCGGCGATCGGCTGCGCCTTGTGCCCGGAGAGGCGTGCGTCGACATCGGCTGCGGCTATGGCTCCACCGCGAGGCGGCTCGCGGTGGCACACGGGGTTCGCGTTACCGGGTTGACGCTTTCCTCTGAGCAGGCCCGCTACGCCGCCGCGCATCCCGTACCCGGCGTGGACGTCCATCTCCGCGACTGGCTGGTCAACGGACTGACCGATGCCTCGGCCGATGCGGCATGGGCGATCGAGTCGAGCGAGCACATGGTCGACAAGCCCAAGTTCTTCTCCGAGGCCCATCGCGTGCTGTCGCCCGGTGGCCGCTTCGTTGTCTGCGCATGGCTCGCCGAGACTAATGCGAGCGGTTGGAAGGTTCGCCATCTGCTCGAGCCGATCTGCCGCGAGGGGCGCCTGCCGTCGATGGGCACGCGCGAGGAGTATGAGGCGATGGCTATGGCAGCGGGCTTTGCCATCGATGGCTATGAGGATGTCAGCCACCGCGTCGCGCGCACATGGACGATCTGCGCCCGTGGGCTTGTGAAGGCTTTGCTTGCCGATCGCGAAACCCGTCGTCTCGCCCTTGGCGCACGCAATCGCATCTTCGTTCTGAGCATCCCCCGCCTGATCCTCGCCTACCGCACCGGTGCAATGCGCTATGGGATATTCACGCTGTCGAAGGCGAGGGAGAACGAGGCGCCTCGCGAACCCGGCAAATCAGCGGCTATGGATAGGTGA
- a CDS encoding iron chaperone — MTANSITEYINQYDGDVRHRLLTVYELIRSAVPAEAVESISWRMPTFKLGTEPLFFFTGTKRHIGFYPTSDAIAHFSRAGRIRNHRARYPAAP, encoded by the coding sequence GTGACAGCGAATTCAATCACCGAGTACATCAACCAGTACGACGGCGATGTGCGGCATCGGCTGCTGACCGTGTACGAACTGATCCGGTCGGCCGTGCCCGCTGAAGCTGTGGAGTCGATCAGTTGGCGTATGCCGACCTTCAAACTCGGCACTGAGCCGTTGTTCTTCTTCACCGGAACAAAGCGCCATATCGGGTTCTATCCGACGTCAGACGCGATCGCGCATTTCTCGAGAGCTGGCCGCATACGGAACCACCGAGCACGCTATCCAGCTGCCCCATAG
- a CDS encoding DUF1801 domain-containing protein: MTSRETGKKEAHKPADTGSAAHVDAATTLPAAMTGRASPAKAAVGNEPVFAYIASLPQPQRGIAETVDALAARTLPDLRRSVKWGMSYYGVGDGWCFSCGGFARHVKLMFVNGDALEPVPPVTPVGMGKSTRGVELESIDDVDELQIVAWMRQATSVPGVGKKR, encoded by the coding sequence ATGACCAGCAGGGAGACCGGTAAGAAGGAAGCCCACAAGCCGGCGGACACGGGCAGCGCAGCACATGTCGACGCCGCCACCACGCTGCCGGCGGCCATGACCGGCAGGGCCAGCCCCGCGAAAGCGGCAGTCGGCAACGAGCCGGTCTTCGCGTATATCGCCAGCCTGCCTCAGCCGCAGCGCGGCATCGCAGAGACGGTGGATGCTCTGGCGGCAAGGACGCTGCCTGATCTCCGGCGCTCCGTGAAGTGGGGTATGTCCTACTACGGCGTCGGCGACGGATGGTGCTTCAGCTGCGGCGGTTTTGCCCGCCATGTGAAGCTCATGTTTGTGAATGGTGACGCTCTGGAGCCTGTGCCGCCGGTGACTCCGGTGGGCATGGGCAAGTCAACGCGGGGTGTGGAACTCGAGTCCATTGACGACGTCGACGAACTCCAGATCGTGGCGTGGATGAGACAGGCTACGTCCGTGCCGGGCGTTGGCAAGAAGCGGTGA
- a CDS encoding VOC family protein: protein MAIKLENVGIAVRDLEAAIAFFTDLGLVVIGRDTVSGEWTDTAVGLDGNHANIAMLQTPDGHGRIELFEYIHPKANETNPTRPNDIGMHRVAFSVDDIDKALEVAAKHGCHPLRGVATYGDVYKLTYLRGPSGILVMLAEELKKD, encoded by the coding sequence ATGGCTATCAAACTTGAGAATGTGGGTATCGCTGTTCGGGATCTTGAAGCAGCAATCGCTTTTTTCACCGATCTCGGCCTCGTGGTCATCGGCCGTGACACAGTCAGCGGCGAATGGACCGATACCGCCGTTGGACTTGATGGTAACCACGCCAACATTGCGATGCTCCAGACCCCGGACGGGCATGGTCGCATCGAGCTCTTCGAATACATCCATCCCAAAGCGAACGAGACCAACCCGACGCGTCCCAACGACATTGGCATGCACCGTGTGGCCTTCTCGGTCGACGACATCGACAAGGCCCTGGAGGTAGCAGCGAAGCACGGATGCCATCCGCTACGCGGGGTGGCGACCTACGGCGACGTCTACAAACTCACGTACCTCCGCGGGCCCAGCGGAATCCTCGTGATGCTCGCCGAAGAGTTGAAGAAAGACTGA
- a CDS encoding alpha-amylase family glycosyl hydrolase, giving the protein MNEPAWIQHAIWWQIYPLGFVGAEKTATAEPAREHRLLDLVAWLDYAVELGASGLALGPIFASETHGYDTTDYFRIDARLGSEQDFDTLVAEAHRRGLRILLDGVFNHTGRSFAPFQDVLARGQEADTASWFSLEWPGGAAHGVEPVYRDFEGHRHLVALNHDEPVVADFVVDVMEHWLHRGADGWRLDAAYAVPSSFWAAVTARVRSSHPDAYFVGEYIHGDYAAEVRSGGLDSATQYELWKAVWSSLNDANFFELAAALERHNALLGSYAPLTFIGNHDVTRIASKLTDAALLPHAVVVLLTVGGTPSIYYGDEQGYRGVKEDRAGGDDDVRPLFPSSPNQLSTVGRPIFAMHQELIGVRRRNPWLHRATTDVLHLSNEVLAYRIAVDADALVVALNLSHDTQRVSAGGATAVVAGQATIDAGGNAVLVPPQGWAVLG; this is encoded by the coding sequence ATGAACGAACCCGCCTGGATCCAGCACGCCATCTGGTGGCAGATCTATCCCCTCGGCTTCGTCGGCGCGGAGAAGACCGCGACAGCGGAACCCGCCCGTGAGCACCGGTTGCTGGACCTTGTCGCGTGGCTCGATTACGCGGTGGAACTGGGGGCGTCAGGGCTGGCCCTCGGCCCCATCTTCGCCTCGGAGACGCACGGCTACGACACCACGGATTACTTCCGGATCGATGCCCGGCTTGGATCCGAACAGGACTTTGACACCCTGGTTGCCGAGGCACACAGACGTGGACTCCGCATACTGCTCGACGGCGTATTCAACCACACCGGGCGTTCTTTTGCCCCGTTCCAGGACGTCCTCGCACGCGGGCAGGAGGCGGACACCGCGTCCTGGTTCTCGCTGGAGTGGCCCGGCGGTGCCGCACACGGCGTCGAACCTGTGTACCGCGACTTCGAAGGTCACCGCCACCTCGTCGCACTCAACCACGACGAGCCGGTCGTTGCCGATTTTGTCGTAGACGTCATGGAGCACTGGCTGCACCGGGGTGCGGACGGCTGGCGGCTCGACGCCGCCTATGCTGTCCCGTCGTCGTTCTGGGCCGCAGTCACGGCGCGCGTTCGGTCATCCCATCCGGACGCGTACTTCGTGGGCGAGTACATCCACGGCGACTATGCGGCGGAGGTCCGGTCCGGCGGACTCGATTCGGCCACGCAATACGAGCTTTGGAAGGCTGTCTGGAGTTCCCTCAACGACGCGAATTTCTTCGAACTCGCTGCCGCATTAGAACGGCACAACGCGCTGTTGGGCTCCTACGCACCGCTCACCTTCATCGGCAACCACGACGTCACCCGCATCGCGAGCAAGCTCACCGATGCTGCGCTGCTGCCGCACGCCGTCGTCGTCCTGCTCACGGTCGGCGGAACGCCGTCCATTTACTACGGCGACGAGCAGGGCTACCGGGGCGTCAAGGAGGACAGGGCCGGGGGCGACGACGACGTGAGGCCGCTTTTCCCCTCTTCCCCCAACCAGCTCTCGACCGTGGGAAGACCCATCTTCGCAATGCACCAGGAGCTCATCGGGGTGCGGCGAAGGAATCCATGGCTGCACCGTGCCACCACGGACGTCCTTCATCTCTCCAACGAGGTGCTGGCATACCGCATCGCGGTTGACGCCGATGCGCTCGTGGTCGCATTGAACCTCTCGCATGACACCCAGCGGGTCAGCGCAGGGGGCGCCACCGCCGTCGTCGCCGGACAGGCGACCATCGACGCCGGTGGCAACGCCGTCCTGGTGCCGCCGCAAGGATGGGCTGTCCTGGGCTAA
- a CDS encoding DNA polymerase IV, translating to MLHVDLDQFIAAVEVLRRPELAGKPIIVGGRGDPTERAVVSTASYEARAFGVGSGMPLRIAARKVPDAVILPVDHEAYLAASETVMATLREQPGATVQVLGWDEAFVGIETEDPEAYARQMQAAVLARTQLHCSVGIGDTLVRAKVATGFGKPAGVFRLTAGNWLDVMGIRPTKDLWGVGTKVSGRLAKLGIKTVAELAASDPQDLVPKFGPRMGPWYAELGRGDGASVVDDTPWVARGHSRETTFQTDLTDPAQVDDAVRELTARVLEDVVAEGRPVVGLTLKVRYAPFVTKTHARKIPETFDRDDILARALDLAAGIEAGRPIRLLGLRAEMAMPDDARKGHTPTRGGW from the coding sequence GTGCTGCATGTCGATCTCGACCAGTTCATCGCGGCGGTCGAGGTGCTCCGGCGGCCGGAACTCGCGGGCAAGCCGATCATTGTGGGCGGCCGGGGTGACCCCACGGAACGGGCGGTGGTGTCCACGGCGTCCTACGAAGCCAGGGCGTTCGGCGTGGGTTCCGGAATGCCGCTACGCATTGCGGCCAGGAAAGTGCCCGACGCCGTGATCCTTCCGGTCGATCATGAGGCGTACCTCGCGGCATCTGAAACAGTGATGGCCACCCTGCGCGAGCAGCCCGGCGCCACGGTGCAGGTGCTGGGTTGGGATGAGGCCTTTGTCGGCATTGAGACGGAGGACCCGGAAGCCTATGCCCGGCAGATGCAGGCCGCTGTCCTGGCACGAACGCAGCTGCATTGCAGCGTGGGCATCGGTGACACTTTGGTCCGGGCCAAGGTGGCCACTGGCTTCGGCAAGCCGGCCGGCGTCTTCCGGCTGACTGCCGGGAACTGGCTTGACGTCATGGGCATCCGGCCTACCAAGGACCTGTGGGGCGTCGGAACCAAAGTGTCGGGCCGGCTGGCCAAGCTCGGCATCAAGACAGTTGCCGAGCTCGCCGCGTCCGACCCCCAGGATCTCGTCCCGAAGTTCGGGCCCAGGATGGGTCCTTGGTATGCGGAGCTCGGGCGCGGGGACGGCGCCAGTGTTGTGGACGACACCCCGTGGGTTGCCCGCGGACATAGCCGGGAGACAACATTCCAGACAGACCTGACCGATCCCGCCCAGGTGGACGACGCCGTCAGGGAGCTGACAGCGCGTGTCCTGGAGGATGTTGTGGCCGAAGGACGGCCCGTGGTTGGGCTGACCCTCAAGGTTCGGTATGCTCCGTTCGTCACCAAGACGCACGCGAGGAAGATTCCCGAGACATTCGACCGGGACGATATCCTTGCGCGGGCCCTGGACCTGGCAGCCGGGATCGAAGCGGGCCGTCCCATCCGGCTCTTGGGCCTGCGCGCCGAAATGGCCATGCCCGACGACGCCCGAAAAGGACATACGCCGACGCGCGGAGGCTGGTGA